The Apium graveolens cultivar Ventura chromosome 11, ASM990537v1, whole genome shotgun sequence genome has a window encoding:
- the LOC141696707 gene encoding uncharacterized protein LOC141696707, producing MLHYFESKDPTKEISFSTEAFSRMSKLRFLHLKGIILTGNFEQTLEDLRWFCWEQCPLTCLPSEFCPQDLIILKLPHSKITALWELNMVSPVFENLKTLDMSFSQDLVTTPDFSKLPCLTTLILDGCESLEDVHISIGSLPRLVFLDLTFCVKLRILPDTICNLRALKSLRIDNCSSLKALPKELGNIGSLTQISAWQVNVGGLPDSLGRLSKLVRLSLAFSSNIKSLPNAICNLRTLEVLDITCCHRLSALPKEIGNVKSLRKLYAPRIDVLKLPDSLGSLDKLVVLTLNNNYKLKTLPDTIGNLTSLKF from the exons ATGCTTCACTATTTTGAATCCAAGGATCCAACTAAGGAAATATCGTTCTCTACCGAAGCATTCAGCAGAATGAGTAAATTAAGGTTTCTTCACCTAAAAGGCATTATTCTCACCGGAAACTTTGAACAGACACTTGAAGATTTGAGGTGGTTTTGTTGGGAACAGTGCCCTTTAACATGTTTACCTTCTGAATTTTGCCCTCAAGATCTTATTATTCTTAAGTTACCTCATAGCAAAATCACAGCACTGTGGGAGCTAAACATG GTTTCACCTgtttttgaaaatttaaagacTCTAGACATGTCGTTTTCTCAAGATCTAGTTACAACTCCAGACTTCTCTAAACTACCTTGCCTTACTACTTTAATTCTTGATGGTTGTGAAAGCTTGGAGGATGTCCATATATCAATTGGAAGTTTGCCAAGACTTGTTTTCCTAGATTTGACGTTTTGTGTGAAGCTAAGAATTCTTCCGGACACCATTTGCAACTTGAGAGCACTAAAAAGTCTACGCATTGATAACTGCAGCAGCCTCAAAGCATTGCCAAAGGAATTGGGGAACATTGGATCCCTAACACAGATCAGTGCGTGGCAAGTAAATGTTGGGGGACTACCAGATTCGCTTGGACGACTTAGTAAGCTTGTCAGGCTGTCATTAGCCTTTAGCAGTAACATAAAATCTCTTCCAAACGCCATTTGCAACTTGAGAACGTTGGAAGTTCTAGATATTACTTGTTGTCATCGGTTGTCAGCATTGCCTAAAGAAATTGGGAACGTAAAATCCCTAAGAAAGCTTTATGCGCCCAGAATAGATGTCTTGAAACTACCGGATTCACTTGGAAGTCTTGATAAGCTGGTTGTGTTGACGTTAAACAATAACTACAAACTTAAAACTCTTCCGGACACCATTGGCAACTTGACATCATTGAAGTTCTAG
- the LOC141696439 gene encoding uncharacterized protein LOC141696439, producing MSLLSWNCHGLGTPWAFQFLKEITLQKKPDFVFLSEIICKRDTVERLQRAIGFEGMVVVESQGHSGGVAFLWRNQQEVILKSYSKNHVDTIIHTNNNNPFRVTGVYGEPDRSKRHETWQLIRNLSSNNTHLWVLIGDMNNVYSQIDKGGRPYLDSLIQGFLQVLDDCSLIDMELQGNQYTWERGAGTADWIEVRLDRALATSEFMYMFKDVILSNLEVSTSDHCPLLLEFYKVHQISHPKRFRFENAWLREPMCKKLVEDIWFRNQGRSFYEKLTECADVLSEWGKEITGSFKNRTREYIRKIKALRGRRDDYSVTCLKDYQEKLAEVYAQQEAFWKQRSKQHWLKAGDQNSKFFHAAAKNRRNVNKIRWMKNNEGQLVDWDSGLQTVMIDYFTSLFTASNT from the coding sequence ATGAGTCTTTTGAGCTGGAATTGCCATGGGCTTGGGACCCCATGGGCTTTTCAATTCCTTAAGGAGATAACTCTCCAAAAGAAACCCGATTTTGTTTTTCTGAGTGAAATTATTTGTAAGCGTGACACAGTCGAAAGATTACAGCGAGCTATAGGGTTTGAAGGTATGGTAGTTGTTGAGTCGCAAGGTCATAGCGGGGGCGTGGCTTTTCTGTGGAGAAATCAACAAGAAGTGATATTGAAGTCGTATAGCAAAAATCATGTTGATACTATTATCCATacgaataataataatccttTCAGAGTTACAGGAGTGTATGGGGAACCTGACAGAAGCAAGAGGCATGAAACTTGGCAACTTATTCGAAATTTATCTTCCAACAATACTCATCTGTGGGTTCTCATTGGAGATATGAATAATGTTTATTCTCAGATTGATAAGGGAGGTAGACCATATCTGGATAGCCTTATCCAAGGTTTTCTTCAAGTTTTGGATGACTGCAGTCTTATAGACATGGAACTCCAAGGTAACCAGTATACGTGGGAAAGAGGAGCTGGCACCGCTGATTGGATAGAGGTTCGCCTTGATCGAGCATTGGctacatcagagtttatgtatATGTTTAAAGATGTCATTCTTTCAAACTTAGAAGTATCAACCTCGGATCATTGTCCTCTTCTTCTTGAGTTTTACAAAGTTCATCAAATCTCTCATCCGAAAAGATTTCGATTTGAGAACGCCTGGCTCCGGGAGCCCATGTGCAAGAAATTAGTCGAGGATATTTGGTTCAGAAATCAGGGTCGTTCTTTCTATGAGAAATTAACTGAGTGTGCAGATGTTTTATCCGAATGGGGAAAAGAAATTACTGGAAGTTTTAAAAATCGAACTCGGGAGTACATCAGGAAAATTAAAGCTCTAAGAGGGAGACGAGATGATTATTCTGTAACGTGCTTGAAAGATTACCAGGAAAAGCTAGCTGAAGTATACGCTCAACAAGAGGCTTTTTGGAAGCAACGATCTAAACAACATTGGCTCAAAGCGGGTGATCAAAATTCTAAGTTCTTTCATGCAGCTGCAAAAAATCGACGGAATGTGAACAAAATTAGATGGATGAAAAATAACGAAGGCCAGTTGGTTGATTGGGATTCAGGCCTTCAAACAGTGATGATTGACTACTTCACTAGTCTGTTTACAGCCTCGAA
- the LOC141698462 gene encoding TMV resistance protein N-like, with protein sequence MASTSSQIPSSSASFSTSPPTSWDIFLSFCGKDTRYNFTSHLYSALDRNGLRIFRDDPELHNGDVISDALRQAIHESKTYIIVLSTNYASSTWCLDELVEIFGCHNTMKTCVIPVFYNIEPSIVRHQTGSFEKAFKKHELRFADERVNNWRHVLTEVANISGQHIHEKRSEADIIDEIVAEILLVLNPANLSVAKYPVGLDSQVKCITSLLSSNKGVIKFGIYGMGGVGKTTLAKALYNQLLHEGSYTGSCFLANVREVSALKGLKSLQQKIVKDVLRSKEKFEVTSVEEGTKLIRATISSKKVLIVIDDLENHKQLESLVGPFASGSVIVITTRDEEILDKIEVKARYRYRVNELDDAESLALFLLEFSNSPV encoded by the exons ATGGCTTCTACAAGTTCTCAAATTCCATCTTCTTCTGCTTCATTTTCAACTTCACCTCCCACTAGTTGGGACATTTTCTTGAGCTTCTGTGGAAAGGATACTCGATATAACTTCACCAGTCATTTGTACTCTGCCCTGGATCGCAATGGTCTTCGAATATTCAGGGATGATCCTGAGCTACATAACGGAGATGTAATATCTGATGCACTGCGCCAAGCTATTCACGAATCCAAGACTTACATTATTGTCCTCTCTACAAATTATGCTTCGTCAACTTGGTGCCTTGATGAACTGGTAGAGATCTTCGGTTGTCACAATACAATGAAGACGTGTGTTATTCCTGTTTTTTACAATATTGAACCGTCCATTGTGCGACATCAAACTGGGAGTTTTGAGAAAGCCTTTAAGAAACATGAACTTCGCTTTGCGGATGAAAGAGTCAACAATTGGCGCCATGTACTAACAGAAGTTGCCAACATTTCAGGACAACATATACATGAGAAAAG GTCTGAAGCTGATATTATCGATGAAATTGTTGCTGAGATTCTACTCGTATTGAACCCCGCGAATCTATCTGTTGCCAAATATCCAGTTGGGTTGGATTCTCAGGTCAAATGCATAACATCACTGTTGAGCAGTAACAAAGGTGTCATTAAGTTTGGTATATATGGTATGGGTGGAGTGGGCAAAACAACTCTTGCCAAGGCTCTTTATAATCAACTCTTGCATGAAGGAAGTTACACGGGTAGTTGCTTCCTCGCAAACGTTAGAGAGGTATCGGCATTGAAAGGCCTAAAATCTTTGCAACAAAAAATTGTTAAAGATGTTCTGAGAAGTAAGGAAAAATTTGAGGTTACCAGTGTTGAGGAAGGAACAAAGTTGATAAGAGCTACAATTTCTTCAAAAAAAGTTCTTATTGTTATTGATGATTTAGAGAACCATAAACAGTTAGAGTCATTGGTAGGACCATTTGCTTCCGGGAGTGTAATTGTTATAACCACAAGGGATGAGGAGATATTGGATAAAATTGAAGTGAAAGCCAGATATCGATACAGGGTTAATGAGTTGGATGATGCCGAGTCACTGGCATTATTTTTGTTAGAGTTTTCAAACTCTCCCGTATGA